In Methanobrevibacter sp. TMH8, a single genomic region encodes these proteins:
- a CDS encoding archease, which yields MKLKNEDNQKLIQKKFEFFDVTADIGYWAYGKTLEESFENAALAMFNVITNTQKVAKKDIREIFIESEDKLSLLYDFLEELLILQELDLILFSDFNISIKKEKNNGEDTFKLNAIAKGESIDWNIHERRSEVKAITFHMMEVSCDDICKVRVILDL from the coding sequence ATGAAACTTAAAAATGAGGATAATCAAAAATTAATTCAGAAAAAATTTGAATTTTTTGATGTTACTGCAGATATTGGATACTGGGCATATGGGAAGACCTTAGAAGAATCTTTTGAAAATGCTGCTTTAGCTATGTTTAATGTCATTACAAATACTCAAAAAGTAGCTAAAAAAGATATAAGAGAAATATTTATTGAATCAGAAGATAAACTTTCTTTGTTATATGATTTTTTAGAAGAACTCTTGATTTTACAAGAATTGGATTTAATCTTATTTTCTGATTTTAATATATCTATAAAAAAAGAAAAAAACAATGGTGAAGACACCTTTAAGCTTAATGCAATAGCTAAAGGGGAATCTATTGATTGGAATATTCATGAAAGAAGAAGTGAAGTTAAAGCTATAACTTTTCACATGATGGAAGTTTCATGTGATGATATTTGTAAAGTTAGAGTTATTTTAGATCTATAA
- a CDS encoding ORC1-type DNA replication protein, with product MGIEDILLHDETIFRDINAFNPDYMPENYNFRDSQMEGMAMSIRPALNKGRPVNTVVLGSCATGKTTAIKKVFEMVEKTSNKIICCYVNCQLHTTRFSIFAQIHKKVFGFAPPETGIPVSRVYEKIMQHLSDENIALLVAFDDVDYLFQNNLINKIFYDILRAYEEFPGIRTGLFAILSELEFRFALDKNVDTVFIPQEINFPPYTRSEILSILTDRAKVGFFPGVISDEVLEEITDYSIDGGDLRTGIDLIRVCGNIAEANASRTIEMSHLEEAKSKSASLKLVETLRSLNKSEKALLKVISNNGENLNSGPLAELFIEETGLSYATFGRALEKLEFLRLVDTKFTGKGVRGNSRQIILRFNPEDVNKCIL from the coding sequence ATGGGAATTGAAGATATTTTACTTCATGATGAAACTATATTTAGGGATATAAACGCATTCAATCCTGACTATATGCCTGAAAATTACAATTTTAGGGATTCTCAAATGGAAGGGATGGCAATGTCTATTCGTCCAGCTTTAAACAAAGGACGTCCAGTCAATACTGTTGTTTTAGGATCTTGTGCAACAGGAAAGACCACTGCAATCAAAAAAGTTTTTGAAATGGTTGAAAAAACTTCTAATAAAATAATTTGTTGCTATGTGAACTGTCAATTACATACAACTCGTTTTAGTATTTTTGCACAGATACATAAAAAAGTCTTTGGATTTGCTCCTCCTGAAACTGGGATTCCTGTATCTAGAGTTTATGAAAAAATAATGCAACACCTTTCTGATGAAAATATAGCTCTTCTTGTTGCTTTTGATGATGTTGATTATTTATTCCAGAATAATTTAATTAATAAAATTTTTTATGATATATTGAGAGCATATGAAGAATTTCCAGGTATTAGAACTGGGCTTTTTGCAATTTTATCAGAACTTGAATTTAGATTTGCATTGGATAAAAATGTCGATACTGTTTTTATTCCTCAAGAAATCAATTTTCCTCCATACACTAGAAGTGAGATTTTAAGTATTTTAACTGACCGAGCTAAGGTAGGATTTTTCCCAGGTGTCATTAGTGATGAAGTTTTAGAAGAAATCACAGATTATTCTATTGATGGAGGAGATTTAAGAACTGGAATCGATCTTATAAGGGTATGTGGAAATATAGCTGAAGCTAATGCATCAAGAACAATAGAAATGTCTCATCTAGAAGAAGCTAAATCTAAAAGTGCTTCTTTAAAATTAGTAGAAACCTTAAGATCATTGAATAAATCAGAAAAAGCTTTATTGAAAGTTATTTCAAATAATGGTGAAAATTTAAATTCTGGTCCTTTGGCTGAATTATTTATAGAAGAAACTGGACTTAGCTATGCTACATTTGGCAGAGCTTTGGAAAAATTAGAATTTTTAAGGCTGGTAGATACAAAATTCACAGGAAAAGGGGTTAGAGGAAATTCAAGACAAATAATATTAAGATTTAATCCTGAAGATGTGAATAAGTGTATCTTGTAA
- a CDS encoding 6-hydroxymethylpterin diphosphokinase MptE-like protein, protein MKFETWEYWYEKILEDFGFSKEEDERTASILNEILSKTGSISFESLLDNIRHGNTAIHDFHVDRSDIKNFIVFGAGPSLKRNIEYIKSKCDIKNPKDYFLIAADGATSALLEEEIIPDIIVTDIDGKIEDLLLANDLGSLFVLHAHGNNFNQIVKYTRKFHKVLGTSQSKPFSNLYNFGGFTDGDRAVFLAVALGAEKIVLAGMDFGNIVTKYSRPNLETETAEADEVKKKKLKYAKELVNWIKDNEKVTIVDLSQF, encoded by the coding sequence ATGAAATTTGAGACTTGGGAATACTGGTATGAAAAAATTTTAGAAGATTTTGGATTCTCAAAGGAAGAAGATGAGAGAACTGCTAGTATTTTAAATGAAATTCTATCTAAAACTGGATCAATTAGTTTTGAAAGTCTACTGGATAATATTCGTCATGGCAACACAGCTATTCATGATTTTCATGTAGATAGGTCTGATATTAAGAATTTTATAGTTTTTGGTGCTGGACCTTCTTTGAAAAGAAATATAGAATATATCAAAAGCAAATGTGACATAAAAAATCCCAAAGATTATTTTTTGATTGCTGCTGATGGAGCTACAAGTGCATTGTTAGAAGAAGAAATAATCCCTGATATAATTGTTACAGATATAGATGGTAAAATAGAGGATCTTTTATTAGCTAATGATTTAGGATCTCTTTTTGTTTTACATGCTCATGGAAATAATTTTAATCAGATAGTTAAATACACTCGAAAATTTCACAAAGTTTTAGGTACTAGTCAATCGAAACCATTCTCAAATCTTTACAATTTTGGTGGTTTTACTGATGGAGATAGAGCTGTATTTTTAGCTGTTGCATTAGGTGCTGAAAAAATTGTTTTGGCAGGAATGGATTTTGGAAATATAGTAACTAAATATTCTCGTCCTAATCTAGAAACAGAAACTGCAGAAGCTGATGAAGTTAAGAAAAAAAAATTAAAATATGCTAAAGAACTTGTGAATTGGATTAAAGATAATGAAAAAGTCACAATTGTAGACTTAAGCCAATTTTGA
- a CDS encoding alanine--glyoxylate aminotransferase family protein, with protein sequence MDDTLLMLPGPTTVAPRVLKAMSDNIVNHRSAIFGEIFTETTELMSEVFKTENQSYLLTGSGTAAMEASLANITKPGEKTLHIVGGKFGQRFMQIANSFGVNAQELAVEWGTAVTPEQVKEALDNDEDIKAVTVVHNETSTGVAAPIKEIGKVVANYDALYVVDTVSSLGGDRVDVDKFGIDICVTGSQKCLAAPPGMAAITLNDDAWKVIDNIDSNTYYLDMKKYRKSGAGTPPETPYTPSVSLIYALFEALKIVKEEGLENRVLRHETAAEASRNAVKALGLELFPEESVSSTTVTAVKMPEGVSDADLRGTMRNKYKVELAGGQDHLKGNIFRIGHMGNISYKELAITFSALGMTLKGLGFDIDMGAGVAAVNESYL encoded by the coding sequence ATGGATGATACATTATTAATGCTTCCTGGTCCAACAACCGTAGCTCCAAGAGTATTGAAAGCTATGTCTGACAATATTGTTAACCATAGAAGCGCAATCTTTGGAGAAATATTTACTGAAACTACAGAATTAATGTCTGAAGTTTTTAAAACAGAAAATCAATCTTATTTACTTACTGGTTCAGGTACTGCTGCTATGGAAGCTAGCTTAGCTAATATAACTAAACCTGGAGAAAAAACACTACATATTGTAGGAGGTAAGTTCGGTCAAAGATTTATGCAAATAGCTAATTCATTTGGAGTAAATGCACAAGAATTAGCTGTTGAATGGGGAACTGCAGTAACCCCCGAACAAGTAAAAGAAGCTCTCGACAATGATGAAGATATTAAAGCTGTCACAGTAGTTCATAATGAAACTTCAACAGGTGTAGCTGCTCCTATTAAAGAAATTGGTAAAGTTGTAGCTAACTATGATGCTTTATATGTTGTAGATACTGTATCATCTCTTGGTGGAGATAGAGTAGATGTAGATAAATTTGGAATCGATATTTGTGTTACTGGTTCTCAAAAATGTTTAGCTGCACCTCCAGGAATGGCAGCTATTACTTTAAATGATGATGCTTGGAAAGTAATAGACAACATTGATTCTAACACTTATTATCTTGATATGAAAAAATACAGAAAAAGTGGAGCTGGAACTCCTCCCGAAACTCCATATACTCCTTCAGTATCATTGATCTATGCTTTATTTGAAGCACTTAAAATTGTTAAAGAAGAAGGTTTAGAGAATAGAGTATTAAGACATGAAACTGCAGCTGAAGCTTCAAGAAATGCAGTCAAAGCTTTAGGTCTTGAACTTTTCCCAGAAGAATCTGTTTCCTCAACTACAGTAACTGCAGTTAAAATGCCAGAAGGTGTAAGTGATGCAGACCTTAGAGGAACTATGAGAAATAAATATAAAGTAGAATTAGCTGGTGGACAAGATCATTTAAAAGGCAATATATTCAGAATTGGACATATGGGTAATATTTCATACAAAGAATTAGCTATTACATTTTCCGCACTTGGAATGACTTTAAAAGGTCTTGGCTTTGATATAGATATGGGTGCAGGAGTAGCTGCAGTCAATGAATCATACTTATGA
- a CDS encoding succinylglutamate desuccinylase/aspartoacylase family protein, translating into MIGTMGTVNADSSLKIVSNSSSSNVEVSVGYYKWKGFNTGADISKVKDFKKYNKKGLLTKVLFNYKDSKGNIKRGIASKGTPIFKFKNSNGPKTMVLSGIHGDEYSSQVATLKLINYLNKNRDKIKGTIYIIPISNPKATLKKTRTFFGYDPNRVAGISKSFTGHIINNIIIKEKIRYIGDFHTMIGGSRLIYAAPYSKSIKISKYLAKKTKAACKLSPNKGTITSTAAKNGIISFTGEVESKKGIASPNRIFWSLKQMITFLKYTKNF; encoded by the coding sequence ATGATAGGGACTATGGGAACCGTTAATGCAGATAGTTCTTTGAAGATAGTAAGTAATTCCTCCTCTTCAAATGTAGAAGTAAGTGTTGGCTATTATAAATGGAAAGGATTTAATACAGGAGCAGATATTTCGAAAGTGAAAGATTTTAAAAAATATAATAAAAAAGGATTATTAACTAAGGTGCTTTTTAACTATAAAGATTCAAAAGGAAATATTAAAAGAGGAATAGCTAGTAAAGGAACACCTATTTTTAAATTTAAAAATAGTAACGGCCCTAAAACAATGGTATTGTCTGGAATTCATGGAGATGAATACTCTTCACAAGTAGCTACCTTAAAACTAATTAATTATCTAAATAAAAATAGAGACAAAATTAAAGGAACAATATATATTATTCCTATAAGTAATCCTAAAGCGACTCTTAAGAAAACACGAACATTTTTTGGGTATGACCCAAATAGAGTTGCAGGAATTTCAAAATCCTTTACAGGACATATTATCAATAATATAATAATTAAAGAAAAAATAAGATATATTGGCGATTTCCATACAATGATTGGAGGATCAAGACTTATTTATGCTGCCCCTTATAGCAAAAGTATAAAGATATCAAAGTATCTAGCTAAAAAAACAAAAGCAGCATGTAAATTATCTCCTAATAAAGGCACTATAACTTCAACAGCTGCTAAAAATGGAATTATAAGTTTTACTGGAGAAGTAGAATCTAAAAAAGGAATTGCATCCCCTAATAGAATATTTTGGTCTTTAAAACAAATGATAACATTTTTAAAGTATACAAAGAACTTCTAG
- a CDS encoding thiamine pyrophosphate-binding protein, which produces MNVAEFLVKILEEANVEHIFGHPGEQILPFYLALDDSNIEHVLMRHEQGSIHAADGYARASAKFGVCVSTAGPGALNLTMGLATAFKDSIPMLVITGDNSISSKFKDRFQDIDIHSVFKSITFKSFNPVDGKSAVMNIVESIEILKNEPKGPVHINLPKNILLEDIGDFSLDKKAIYSPDFNYNQLDDAINEIKSAKKPLILAGAGIFWGNALDEFKRFVETNEIPFVHTYHTKSLIKGSKMDLGLVGIRGTKMANYAFNNADLLIILGSKLSERTLDTGGNFLDKNGLIDFKNSKTKCININIDKVPLFCDINIYGDVNFVLKDFNSLNKITNSIDDSWLDEIENHNDKFIIEGLNSETIPIKPQVAIKIILEFFKDNYIVNDAGAHTTWVNLLSEVYSNEKLIFSGAMAPMGYGLPASCGVSIALAKNNERIVLINGDGGFQMNIQELATVASKNLPILIVVLNNSQLGIIRQWQEQYYDNLRYNVDLENPDFISLANAYGIEGETVNSKKGLKLAINNLKLDKPYLLEILVDEENIPLS; this is translated from the coding sequence ATGAATGTAGCTGAATTTTTAGTTAAAATCTTGGAAGAAGCAAATGTTGAACATATATTTGGTCATCCTGGGGAGCAAATACTTCCTTTTTATTTAGCATTAGATGATTCAAATATTGAACATGTTCTTATGAGGCATGAACAAGGATCTATTCATGCAGCTGATGGTTATGCAAGAGCTTCTGCAAAATTCGGTGTATGTGTTTCTACTGCAGGTCCTGGTGCTTTAAACTTGACTATGGGGTTGGCTACTGCTTTTAAAGATTCTATTCCAATGCTTGTTATAACTGGAGATAATTCAATATCTTCAAAATTTAAAGATAGATTTCAAGATATTGATATACATTCTGTATTTAAATCTATAACTTTTAAGAGTTTTAATCCTGTTGATGGAAAATCAGCTGTTATGAATATTGTTGAATCTATTGAAATATTAAAAAATGAGCCTAAAGGTCCAGTGCATATTAATCTTCCAAAAAATATTCTTTTGGAAGATATTGGAGATTTTTCTCTTGATAAAAAAGCAATTTATTCTCCTGATTTCAATTATAATCAATTAGATGATGCTATAAATGAGATAAAAAGTGCTAAAAAACCATTAATATTGGCCGGAGCGGGAATTTTTTGGGGAAATGCTCTTGATGAATTTAAAAGGTTTGTTGAAACTAATGAAATTCCTTTTGTCCATACTTACCATACAAAATCTCTAATTAAAGGTTCTAAAATGGATTTAGGTTTAGTTGGTATTAGAGGAACTAAAATGGCAAATTATGCTTTTAATAATGCAGATTTATTAATAATTTTAGGTTCTAAATTGTCTGAACGTACACTAGATACTGGTGGAAATTTTTTAGATAAAAATGGACTTATTGATTTTAAAAATTCTAAAACTAAATGTATAAATATTAATATAGATAAAGTACCTCTTTTTTGTGATATAAATATTTATGGTGATGTAAATTTTGTTTTAAAAGATTTCAACTCTTTAAATAAAATTACTAATTCTATTGATGATTCTTGGTTAGATGAAATCGAAAATCATAATGATAAATTTATTATAGAAGGTTTAAATAGTGAAACTATTCCTATAAAGCCTCAAGTTGCTATTAAGATAATATTAGAATTTTTTAAAGATAATTATATTGTTAATGATGCCGGAGCTCATACAACCTGGGTAAATTTACTTTCTGAAGTTTATTCCAATGAAAAATTAATCTTTTCAGGTGCTATGGCTCCTATGGGTTATGGATTGCCTGCTTCTTGTGGAGTTTCAATAGCATTAGCTAAAAATAATGAAAGAATAGTGCTTATAAATGGAGATGGTGGATTTCAGATGAATATTCAAGAATTAGCTACTGTTGCATCTAAAAATCTACCAATATTGATAGTTGTCTTAAACAACTCACAATTAGGAATAATTAGACAATGGCAAGAACAATATTATGATAATTTAAGATATAATGTTGATCTAGAAAATCCTGATTTTATAAGCTTAGCAAATGCTTATGGTATTGAGGGTGAAACTGTAAATTCAAAAAAAGGATTGAAATTAGCTATTAACAATTTAAAATTAGATAAACCTTATTTACTCGAAATTTTAGTAGATGAAGAGAATATTCCTCTTTCTTAG
- a CDS encoding deoxyuridine 5'-triphosphate nucleotidohydrolase — MLGEKELIKLFPDFQELIQPSGIDLAIDEVFIQKSAGSLIDNEKNLPDIEAIEGPIYKLKPHTAYLATIDRKIKIPKGYTMLYLPRSTLLRSFVSVQTAVGDPGFYGTLMFMIYNHGEFDYEIKKGDRIAQGVVFKVDGSGEYSGSYQEEE; from the coding sequence ATGCTTGGAGAGAAAGAACTTATTAAATTATTCCCTGACTTTCAAGAACTAATACAACCTTCTGGAATTGATCTTGCTATTGATGAAGTATTTATTCAAAAATCTGCAGGATCTTTAATTGATAATGAAAAGAATTTACCAGATATTGAAGCAATTGAAGGACCAATATACAAACTTAAACCACACACAGCTTACTTAGCTACAATTGATAGGAAAATAAAGATACCTAAGGGATATACAATGCTTTATCTTCCAAGATCAACTCTTCTTAGGTCTTTTGTTTCAGTTCAAACTGCTGTTGGGGATCCTGGCTTCTATGGCACTTTGATGTTTATGATTTATAATCATGGGGAATTCGATTATGAAATCAAAAAAGGAGATAGGATAGCTCAAGGTGTTGTTTTCAAAGTTGATGGTTCTGGTGAATATTCTGGTAGCTATCAAGAAGAAGAGTAA
- the dmpI gene encoding 4-oxalocrotonate tautomerase DmpI codes for MPVIIVESNPVSTEKKRKLVKEMTKIASEIYELPEDTVTILIRELEREDIGVGGKLLLDLDE; via the coding sequence ATGCCTGTTATTATAGTTGAATCAAATCCTGTATCAACAGAAAAAAAGAGAAAATTAGTAAAAGAAATGACAAAAATAGCTTCAGAAATTTATGAATTACCTGAAGATACTGTTACAATATTAATAAGAGAGCTAGAAAGAGAAGATATTGGTGTTGGTGGAAAATTACTATTAGATCTAGATGAATAA
- the ftsY gene encoding signal recognition particle-docking protein FtsY translates to MFESIKKKFADASGKLTNKVSKEAEEENNIKIEGEISEDTKDTQKTADLGKKQETEEKLQKSEQIEEGKKQEKDQETENQEEIEKIEEIDQNQKELEEDENKEDGNEKESTFSKIGGKLGFRRSKEEDEEKIEVDEEEKSIISQEEIEEEDKDKKSGIFSFIREKTISEKDVDEILWELELSLLESDVAIDVANFVVESVKKDLIGQKIKRSSDVEEYTYEALKKAVSKIIDIDGKSMTEMIEEKKKEGKPLIVMFVGINGTGKTTTIGKLANYYMKKGYTPVVAASDTFRAGAIEQITYHTDKLGVKIVKHEKGSDPAAVAFDAVEHAKAQGKELVLIDTAGRMQTNTNLMDEMKKIRRVSKPDLVIFVGDALTGNDAVEQASKFNDAIDVDGVILTKADADSKGGASLSIGYVIGKPIMFLGVGQGYDDIKEYDPDWMLEQIFS, encoded by the coding sequence TTGTTTGAATCTATAAAGAAAAAATTTGCTGATGCCTCTGGAAAATTAACTAATAAAGTGTCTAAAGAAGCTGAAGAAGAAAATAACATTAAAATTGAAGGAGAAATAAGTGAAGACACTAAAGATACTCAAAAAACTGCTGATTTAGGTAAAAAACAGGAAACAGAAGAGAAATTACAAAAATCAGAACAAATTGAAGAAGGAAAAAAACAAGAAAAAGATCAAGAAACTGAAAATCAAGAAGAAATAGAAAAAATAGAAGAGATAGATCAAAATCAAAAAGAACTAGAAGAAGATGAAAATAAAGAAGATGGTAATGAAAAAGAAAGTACTTTTTCTAAAATTGGTGGTAAATTAGGTTTTAGAAGATCTAAAGAAGAAGATGAAGAAAAAATTGAAGTAGATGAAGAAGAAAAATCTATTATATCACAAGAAGAAATTGAAGAAGAAGATAAAGATAAAAAATCTGGGATATTTTCTTTTATTCGAGAAAAGACTATTTCTGAAAAGGATGTAGATGAAATTCTATGGGAACTAGAACTTTCTCTTCTTGAAAGCGATGTAGCTATTGATGTAGCTAATTTTGTAGTTGAATCTGTGAAAAAAGATCTTATTGGTCAAAAGATTAAACGAAGTAGTGATGTTGAAGAGTATACTTATGAAGCTCTTAAAAAAGCAGTATCAAAGATTATTGATATTGATGGAAAAAGCATGACTGAAATGATTGAAGAAAAAAAGAAAGAAGGTAAACCTCTTATTGTCATGTTTGTTGGAATTAATGGGACTGGTAAAACCACTACAATCGGTAAATTAGCTAATTATTATATGAAAAAAGGATATACTCCTGTTGTAGCTGCTTCTGACACATTTAGGGCAGGAGCTATTGAACAAATAACTTATCATACAGATAAACTTGGTGTTAAAATTGTCAAGCATGAAAAAGGTTCAGATCCTGCAGCTGTGGCATTTGATGCAGTCGAGCATGCTAAAGCTCAAGGAAAAGAATTAGTTTTAATTGATACTGCTGGAAGAATGCAAACCAATACAAATCTTATGGATGAAATGAAAAAGATTCGCCGTGTATCTAAGCCAGATTTAGTTATATTTGTTGGGGATGCTTTAACAGGCAATGATGCTGTTGAACAAGCTAGTAAATTTAATGATGCAATCGATGTTGATGGAGTAATTTTAACTAAAGCTGATGCAGATTCAAAAGGTGGAGCTTCACTTTCTATTGGTTATGTTATTGGTAAACCTATTATGTTTTTAGGAGTAGGTCAAGGTTATGATGATATTAAAGAATATGATCCTGATTGGATGTTAGAGCAAATATTTAGCTGA
- the pfdA gene encoding prefoldin subunit alpha → MEDQQRLDEMINELNMYKSQAELLQQQVEAIQASLAEVEILESTLEDIKDKKSLETLVPVGAGSFMNAELKNTDEVIMSVGAGVAIKKSAEEAKETLTSQKEELNDSLDKMMSNLQKISQIVAQLSPQAEELMRKVQTSQTSQ, encoded by the coding sequence ATGGAAGACCAGCAAAGATTAGATGAAATGATAAATGAGCTTAATATGTATAAAAGCCAAGCTGAATTATTACAACAACAGGTTGAAGCTATTCAAGCTTCTTTGGCTGAAGTTGAAATATTAGAATCAACATTAGAAGATATTAAAGATAAAAAATCTTTAGAAACATTGGTTCCAGTTGGTGCTGGATCTTTCATGAATGCTGAACTTAAAAATACTGATGAAGTTATCATGAGTGTTGGTGCTGGAGTAGCTATAAAAAAATCTGCTGAAGAAGCTAAAGAAACTTTAACTTCTCAAAAAGAAGAATTAAATGATAGTTTGGATAAAATGATGAGTAATCTTCAAAAAATAAGCCAAATTGTTGCTCAATTATCTCCTCAAGCAGAAGAACTTATGCGTAAGGTTCAAACTAGCCAAACATCACAATAA
- the rpl18a gene encoding 50S ribosomal protein L18Ae translates to MKTKIYRIEGRFTMGDQTQVFTKELKSMSEENIHEKIYSEFGSKHGINRNQIDIEEIKEISADEVTDPLVKALL, encoded by the coding sequence ATGAAAACAAAAATATATAGAATTGAAGGAAGATTTACTATGGGTGATCAAACCCAAGTATTCACTAAAGAACTTAAATCTATGAGTGAAGAAAATATTCATGAAAAAATTTATTCTGAGTTTGGAAGTAAACATGGAATAAACAGAAATCAGATTGATATCGAAGAAATTAAAGAAATTTCTGCTGATGAAGTAACTGATCCTTTAGTAAAAGCATTATTATAG
- a CDS encoding translation initiation factor IF-6, with product MLRRINLTGNPNLGVYISVTDQVAIVPFNFPEPMEESIKEALEIDIIRTTISGSNLCGALSCGNSKGLIVSPYTLDKEVELLEEAGINVAMIPDKYTAVGNIIAANDQGAIVSPLLSEKSINIIEEHLDIRVERLEIAGFNIIGSLLSVTNKGALVHREASESELKFVENVFKVESDIGTVGGGINLVGACSIANSYGAIVPENSTGPEMARIEEALGFLDKF from the coding sequence ATGCTTAGAAGAATAAATCTTACTGGAAACCCTAATTTAGGAGTTTATATTTCAGTTACAGATCAGGTAGCTATTGTTCCTTTTAATTTTCCTGAACCTATGGAAGAATCTATAAAAGAAGCTTTAGAAATCGATATTATCCGAACTACAATTTCTGGGAGTAACCTTTGTGGGGCTCTGTCTTGTGGAAATTCTAAAGGTCTTATTGTTTCCCCTTATACTTTAGATAAGGAAGTTGAATTATTAGAAGAAGCTGGAATTAATGTAGCTATGATTCCTGATAAATATACTGCTGTTGGAAATATTATTGCAGCAAATGATCAAGGAGCTATTGTTAGTCCATTACTTTCTGAAAAATCAATTAATATTATTGAGGAACATTTAGATATTAGGGTTGAAAGATTAGAAATAGCGGGGTTTAATATTATTGGATCTTTACTTTCTGTAACTAATAAAGGAGCATTAGTTCACAGAGAAGCTTCAGAATCTGAGCTTAAGTTTGTTGAAAATGTATTTAAAGTCGAATCAGACATCGGAACTGTTGGAGGAGGCATAAATTTAGTTGGTGCTTGCTCTATAGCTAATTCTTATGGGGCTATTGTCCCTGAAAATAGTACAGGTCCTGAAATGGCTCGTATTGAAGAAGCATTAGGATTTTTAGATAAATTTTAA
- a CDS encoding 50S ribosomal protein L31e gives MERTYTIPLRDVKNVQRTIRAAKAIRVVQEFLKKHMKADEVKIDSSVNEKIWERGIQKIPSKIKVKAVKDDDGVVEATLAE, from the coding sequence ATGGAAAGAACTTATACAATACCACTTAGAGATGTTAAGAATGTACAAAGAACTATTAGGGCTGCTAAAGCTATAAGAGTAGTTCAAGAATTCTTAAAAAAGCACATGAAAGCTGATGAAGTTAAAATTGATTCATCTGTTAATGAAAAGATTTGGGAAAGAGGAATTCAAAAAATTCCTTCTAAAATTAAAGTCAAAGCTGTTAAAGATGACGATGGAGTTGTAGAAGCAACTTTGGCCGAATAA
- a CDS encoding 50S ribosomal protein L39e produces MSRNKPLAKKLRLAKANKQNRRIPIWAYAKTKRQLKYRPKPRHWRRNSLKV; encoded by the coding sequence ATGAGTAGAAATAAACCATTAGCTAAAAAGTTAAGACTTGCAAAAGCTAATAAGCAGAATAGAAGAATCCCTATATGGGCTTATGCGAAAACTAAACGTCAATTAAAATATAGGCCTAAACCAAGACATTGGAGAAGGAATAGTCTTAAAGTCTAG
- a CDS encoding 7-cyano-7-deazaguanine synthase, whose amino-acid sequence MKAYVLYSGGKDSSLMAILLKRMGFNVELLTVNFGVYDSYVSASKSAKSIGINHNVLKLDKNILNKSVDIILNDGFPNNGISYLHKSVIEELADLANKNSVSAIADGTRRDDRTPKLDKNEIRSLEDRKNIQYVNLDSFGYKTIETLVYNLFEITKEKSNRDNSSDYEVEIRYLMDNEKDGNSIELFPEHYQTRVIGLK is encoded by the coding sequence ATGAAAGCATATGTTTTGTACAGTGGAGGGAAAGATAGTTCTTTAATGGCTATTCTTCTTAAAAGAATGGGTTTTAATGTAGAACTTCTAACAGTAAATTTTGGAGTCTATGATTCTTATGTTTCAGCTTCAAAATCAGCAAAATCCATTGGTATAAATCACAATGTTTTGAAATTAGATAAAAATATATTAAATAAATCTGTTGATATAATATTGAATGATGGGTTCCCAAATAATGGGATTAGCTATCTTCATAAATCTGTCATTGAAGAGTTAGCTGACTTAGCTAATAAAAATAGTGTTTCCGCTATTGCTGATGGAACAAGACGTGATGATAGAACTCCAAAATTAGATAAAAATGAAATTCGAAGTTTGGAAGACCGAAAAAATATTCAATATGTAAATTTAGATAGCTTTGGTTATAAAACCATAGAAACTCTTGTTTATAATCTATTTGAAATTACTAAAGAGAAAAGTAACAGAGACAATAGCTCTGATTATGAAGTTGAAATTAGATATTTGATGGATAATGAAAAAGATGGAAATTCAATTGAATTGTTTCCAGAACATTATCAAACAAGAGTTATTGGCTTAAAATGA